In Flavobacterium sp. N3904, one DNA window encodes the following:
- a CDS encoding type IX secretion system membrane protein PorP/SprF has product MKTRIIGLIVLLLSFATYAQQDAQYTQYMYNTIIVNPAYAGSREAMSIFALHRTQWVGLDGAPVTNSFSINTPINESKVGLGLSVVNDQIGPSDENSIALDFSYSIPVSEKYKMSFGLKASANLLNVDFTKLDPPIFEDNIDNKFSPNIGVGFYLHSDNSYIGISAPNLIETVHFDKSATSSATSHIATERINYYLIAGYVFDLSPDVKFKPALMSKYVQGAPLQVDVSVNFMMNEKFVVGLAYRWSAAMSAMVGFQASDSWYIGYGYDFDTTALANYNSGSHEIFLRYELFNKYDKIISPRFF; this is encoded by the coding sequence ATGAAAACAAGAATAATAGGTTTGATAGTACTGCTTTTGTCATTTGCAACTTATGCACAACAAGATGCACAATATACCCAGTATATGTATAATACCATAATTGTTAATCCAGCCTATGCAGGATCAAGAGAGGCGATGAGCATTTTTGCATTGCATCGTACTCAATGGGTCGGACTGGATGGCGCACCGGTAACGAACTCATTTTCGATCAACACACCTATTAATGAGAGTAAGGTAGGGTTGGGATTGTCAGTAGTAAATGATCAAATAGGCCCATCGGATGAGAACAGTATCGCTTTGGATTTTTCATACTCCATACCGGTTTCAGAGAAGTATAAAATGTCATTTGGACTAAAAGCCAGTGCCAATTTATTAAACGTAGATTTTACTAAATTAGATCCTCCTATTTTTGAGGATAACATTGATAATAAATTTTCGCCCAATATTGGAGTAGGATTCTATTTGCATTCGGATAATAGCTATATTGGAATCTCAGCACCAAATTTAATCGAAACCGTACATTTTGACAAAAGTGCCACTTCGAGTGCAACAAGTCACATTGCTACCGAGAGAATCAATTATTATTTGATCGCGGGATATGTATTTGATTTGAGTCCAGATGTAAAATTCAAACCTGCTTTGATGAGTAAATATGTACAAGGTGCACCTTTACAAGTAGATGTGTCGGTCAATTTTATGATGAACGAAAAATTTGTAGTTGGGTTAGCCTATAGATGGAGTGCTGCCATGAGCGCCATGGTAGGATTTCAAGCTAGTGACTCTTGGTATATAGGATATGGCTATGATTTTGATACCACCGCATTGGCCAATTACAACTCAGGATCGCACGAAATCTTTTTGCGATACGAATTGTTTAATAAATACGACAAAATTATCTCCCCAAGATTCTTCTAA